From Pieris rapae chromosome 3, ilPieRapa1.1, whole genome shotgun sequence, a single genomic window includes:
- the LOC111002695 gene encoding juvenile hormone esterase-like isoform X2, with translation MLSFSLMILVCAYSCDSIVVKFNESVIVGKYLRTIFGDKSYVGFFHIPYAEPPLGELRFKPPIGPRSFENYKIYAYDEDTWSGLTEDCLYLSIFMPLSVYPKPVLVWFHEHSYWHGPDFFIDEEILVVTVSFRTGIFGFLNTEDDFAEGNLGVKDMQMSLEWLKHNVHKFNGDPKSITIVGAGLAATPVASMLLNADKDLFSKIIVLSGSALSPADYKNFNFEIANKLFKRLGDPLKRFNRKELYELLKNGTADKLLSASRELFDSTEVRDNQRLINPFGCSLEIASENPFMKWTPIEMYNRKAVNDVPVLIGYTSLPSLCKLKGLASNRELLKYLNYNFQYLLPFEGRVDEYNCKKYKKIKQRIKEFYFLNATITERSLRRFAKYLSDMHIFPLLRQARLQSDVSSCPVYLYRFAFKGSFNIGWRNYVPNLNWSGASLDDEICYLFKCKSLNHVYNRAQTNERGFIRKIVRLFANFIKLGNPTPHDDEVLKNIQWMPLSKGTHLKAMNFGKLIRMRDIPEEERMRF, from the exons atgttaagtttttctttaatgatTTTAGTTTGTGCGTATTCGTGTGATAGTAttgtagttaaatttaatgaaagtgTTATCGTTGGGAAATATTTACGAACCATTTTTGGGGATAAATCTTACGTAGGATTTTTTCACATACCTTACGCGGAGCCACCTTTAGGGGAATTAAGATTTAAG ccCCCAATAGGTCCTAGAAGTTTTGAAAACTACAAAATATACGCATATGATGAAGACACATGGAGCGGGCTTACAGAGGATTGTCTTTATTTATCAATCTTTATGCCTCTCTCGGTATATCCGAAACCAGTCCTGGTATGGTTTCATGAACATTCCTACTGGCATGGTCCAGATTTCTTTATAGACGAGGAAATATTAGTCGTCACTGTTTCGTTTCGAACAGGAATATTTGGTTTCCTAAACACTGAAGATGATTTCGCTGAAGGAAACCTAGGGGTTAAAGACATGCAGATGTCTCTAGAATGGCTCAAACACAatgttcataaatttaatgGGGATCCTAAAAGTATTACCATTGTCGGTGCAGGTTTAGCGGCCACACCGGTGGCATCGATGTTATTGAATGctgataaagatttattttctaaaataattgttttaagcgGCAGCGCACTATCACCGGCTgattataagaattttaactttgagattgctaataaattattcaaaagacTTGGAGATCCACTTAAGAGATTTAATAGGAAAGAATTATATGAACTGCTCAAGAACGGGACAGCGGATAAATTGCTATCGGCCTCTCGAGAACTTTTCGATAGCACTGAAGTAAGAGATAATCAAAGATTGATTAATCCATTTGGATGTTCTCTCGAGATTGCTTCTGAGAATCCATTTATGAAATGGACACCTATTGAAATGTACAATAGAAAAGCTGTCAACGACGTGCCAGTTTTGATTGGCTACACGAGTTTACCTTCGCTCTGCAAGCTTAAAGGTCTCGCTTCTAATAGAGAACTTTTAAAGTaccttaattataattttcaatatttactgCCATTCGAAGGGAGAGTGGACGAATACAACtgcaaaaaatacaagaaaattaaGCAGCGCATTaaggaattttattttctcaacGCGACAATAACAGAGCGTAGTTTGAGGCGATTCGCAAAATACCTATCCGACATGCATATCTTCCCTTTGCTGAGACAAGCGAGGCTTCAAAGCGATGTCTCGAGCTGTCCagtatatttgtatagatttGCGTTCAAGGGGTCTTTCAATATTGGCTGGAGAAATTACGTTCCCAATTTAAATTGGTCGGGAGCAAGTTTGGACGACGAAATATGTTACTTATTCAAATGCAAATCTCTAAATCACGTCTATAACAGAGCACAGACCAATGAAAGGGGCTTCATTAGGAAAATTGTGAGATTATTTGCTAATTTCATTAAACTTGG AAACCCAACACCACACGATGATGaagtattgaaaaatatacaatggATGCCTTTAAGTAAAGGAACACATTTAAAAGCCATGAACTTTGGGAAATTAATAAGAATGCGAGATATTCCCGAAGAAGAAAGAATGCGATTTTG a
- the LOC111002694 gene encoding esterase E4, translating into MFRLFLLCLNFLTAFSEPPTVATSHGQVSGKVLKTLYENKEYYAFMGIPYAKPPLGELKFLPPRDLDPWNETLIATKERSACIQFNNNIKKKQPLGEYGEEDCLYLDIFTPNTDENKRAVIVFIYSERLSNSYNKTKDYAHDFFLEEDVVIVTPSHRLGVFGFLSFEDDVLPGNSGLLDLYAALKWISKNIGRFGGDPKRVTLMGSQGGAAAVDLLIRSKAKELFNSAILQSGTSFTSMYLQEKVWERALKLGELLKIPSKKSENLLRELQGSPIANFFTQELRTVPDDYNKDMQRSLLPFGPIVEKNPNGFITKYPENTSDEYNIPLMIGFNSREGIEFSLNYLLEPNFVGSLNKDFPVIIPKRVDFRFDPIDDTYIEAAEEIKKFYFKKKKFSPKSVPEFITYVGDVINAYAINAMVENYAKKNTVYYYYFDYYSNFNQNKNDLLKLSKVNDGTWGAALGDELCYLFKCPEFSQEYLKNKHQESDVWTMQRKLIKIWTTFAKYGDPTLDDIDANLEWPKYNEESKQYLSFSHELKIKKNLLTERFKFWDDFINKWKNRAVNGVVTSINKKDELYFFYNFINLRLFKHYL; encoded by the exons ATGTTTCGTTTGTTTTTACtgtgtttaaattttctcACTGCTTTTTCAGAGCCTCCGACAGTAGCAACAAGCCATGGTCAGGTTTCGGGAAAAGTTTTGAAGActttatatgaaaacaaagAATATTATGCTTTTATGGGCATACCGTATGCAAAACCACCCCTAGGAGAATTAAAGTTTCTT cctCCGAGAGATCTCGACCCTTGGAACGAAACTCTAATTGCTACAAAAGAAAGGTCAGCCTGTATTCAGTTtaacaataacattaaaaagaaGCAACCACTCGGGGAATACGGAGAGGAAGATTGCCTATACCTTGACATATTCACTCCAAATACAGACGAAAATAAACGAGCCGTAATAGTTTTCATTTACAGCGAACGCCTTTCTAATTCTTACAATAAAACCAAGGACTACGCGCATGACTTTTTCCTGGAAGAAGACGTAGTCATTGTCACACCTAGCCATAGATTAGGAGTTTTCGGCTTTTTATCCTTTGAGGATGACGTTTTACCAGGAAACTCTGGATTATTAGATCTGTACGCTGCTCTTAAGTGGATATCGAAAAATATAGGACGTTTTGGTGGCGACCCCAAAAGGGTCACACTGATGGGATCTCAAGGAGGCGCCGCCGCTGTCGATTTACTTATACGCTCGAAAGCTAAGGAATTATTCAATTCAGCCATTTTACAGAGTGGCACATCTTTCACTTCGATGTATTTACAGGAAAAAGTGTGGGAGAGAGCGTTGAAACTCGGCGAGTTGCTGAAAATTCCCTCAAAGAAAAGTGAAAATCTTCTGAGAGAATTACAAGGTAGTCCCATTGCTAACTTTTTTACACAGGAACTTCGGACAGTGCCAGACGATTACAATAAAGACATGCAAAGAAGTCTTCTTCCTTTTGGACCAATTGTTGAGAAAAACCCTAATGGATTCATAACAAAATACCCTGAAAATACAAGTGACGAATATAACATTCCTTTGATGATTGGATTCAATTCAAGAGAGGGCatagaattttctttaaactatCTATTGGAGCCAAATTTTGTAGGCAGTCTCAATAAAGATTTTCCCGTTATAATTCCTAAGCGAGTAGACTTTCGTTTTGACCCTATAGACGATACTTACATAGAAGCTGCAGAAGAAATCAAAAAGTTCtatttcaaaaagaaaaagttttcTCCAAAAAGTGTGCCAGAGTTTATAACGTATGTCGGCGATGTTATTAATGCTTATGCAATTAATGCAATGGTTGAGAACTATGCAAAGAAAAACACAGTTTATTACTACTATTTCGACTATTACAGTAACTTTAATCAGAATAAAAATGACTTATTAAAACTATCCAAGGTGAATGATGGAACCTGGGGGGCGGCGCTAGGTGATGAATTATGCTACTTATTCAAATGTCCAGAATTTAGCCAAgaatacttaaaaaacaaacatcaaGAGTCTGATGTTTGGACAATGCAAAggaaattaatcaaaatttggACAACTTTTGCCAAGTATGG agatcCGACCCTTGATGACATTGATGCAAACCTAGAATGGCCTAAATATAATGAGGAATCCAAACAATACCTAAGTTTCAGCcacgaattaaaaataaaaaagaatttactGACTGaacgttttaaattttgggacgattttataaataaatggaaaAACAGGGCTGTAAATGGTGTCGTAACttcgattaataaaaaagatgaattatattttttttataattttattaatttaagactatttaaacattacttaTAA
- the LOC111002695 gene encoding juvenile hormone esterase-like isoform X1: protein MLSFSLMILVCAYSCDSIVVKFNESVIVGKYLRTIFGDKSYVGFFHIPYAEPPLGELRFKPPIGPRSFENYKIYAYDEDTWSGLTEDCLYLSIFMPLSVYPKPVLVWFHEHSYWHGPDFFIDEEILVVTVSFRTGIFGFLNTEDDFAEGNLGVKDMQMSLEWLKHNVHKFNGDPKSITIVGAGLAATPVASMLLNADKDLFSKIIVLSGSALSPADYKNFNFEIANKLFKRLGDPLKRFNRKELYELLKNGTADKLLSASRELFDSTEVRDNQRLINPFGCSLEIASENPFMKWTPIEMYNRKAVNDVPVLIGYTSLPSLCKLKGLASNRELLKYLNYNFQYLLPFEGRVDEYNCKKYKKIKQRIKEFYFLNATITERSLRRFAKYLSDMHIFPLLRQARLQSDVSSCPVYLYRFAFKGSFNIGWRNYVPNLNWSGASLDDEICYLFKCKSLNHVYNRAQTNERGFIRKIVRLFANFIKLGNPTPHDDEVLKNIQWMPLSKGTHLKAMNFGKLIRMRDIPEEERMRFWYNLQRDFVTLNNS, encoded by the exons atgttaagtttttctttaatgatTTTAGTTTGTGCGTATTCGTGTGATAGTAttgtagttaaatttaatgaaagtgTTATCGTTGGGAAATATTTACGAACCATTTTTGGGGATAAATCTTACGTAGGATTTTTTCACATACCTTACGCGGAGCCACCTTTAGGGGAATTAAGATTTAAG ccCCCAATAGGTCCTAGAAGTTTTGAAAACTACAAAATATACGCATATGATGAAGACACATGGAGCGGGCTTACAGAGGATTGTCTTTATTTATCAATCTTTATGCCTCTCTCGGTATATCCGAAACCAGTCCTGGTATGGTTTCATGAACATTCCTACTGGCATGGTCCAGATTTCTTTATAGACGAGGAAATATTAGTCGTCACTGTTTCGTTTCGAACAGGAATATTTGGTTTCCTAAACACTGAAGATGATTTCGCTGAAGGAAACCTAGGGGTTAAAGACATGCAGATGTCTCTAGAATGGCTCAAACACAatgttcataaatttaatgGGGATCCTAAAAGTATTACCATTGTCGGTGCAGGTTTAGCGGCCACACCGGTGGCATCGATGTTATTGAATGctgataaagatttattttctaaaataattgttttaagcgGCAGCGCACTATCACCGGCTgattataagaattttaactttgagattgctaataaattattcaaaagacTTGGAGATCCACTTAAGAGATTTAATAGGAAAGAATTATATGAACTGCTCAAGAACGGGACAGCGGATAAATTGCTATCGGCCTCTCGAGAACTTTTCGATAGCACTGAAGTAAGAGATAATCAAAGATTGATTAATCCATTTGGATGTTCTCTCGAGATTGCTTCTGAGAATCCATTTATGAAATGGACACCTATTGAAATGTACAATAGAAAAGCTGTCAACGACGTGCCAGTTTTGATTGGCTACACGAGTTTACCTTCGCTCTGCAAGCTTAAAGGTCTCGCTTCTAATAGAGAACTTTTAAAGTaccttaattataattttcaatatttactgCCATTCGAAGGGAGAGTGGACGAATACAACtgcaaaaaatacaagaaaattaaGCAGCGCATTaaggaattttattttctcaacGCGACAATAACAGAGCGTAGTTTGAGGCGATTCGCAAAATACCTATCCGACATGCATATCTTCCCTTTGCTGAGACAAGCGAGGCTTCAAAGCGATGTCTCGAGCTGTCCagtatatttgtatagatttGCGTTCAAGGGGTCTTTCAATATTGGCTGGAGAAATTACGTTCCCAATTTAAATTGGTCGGGAGCAAGTTTGGACGACGAAATATGTTACTTATTCAAATGCAAATCTCTAAATCACGTCTATAACAGAGCACAGACCAATGAAAGGGGCTTCATTAGGAAAATTGTGAGATTATTTGCTAATTTCATTAAACTTGG AAACCCAACACCACACGATGATGaagtattgaaaaatatacaatggATGCCTTTAAGTAAAGGAACACATTTAAAAGCCATGAACTTTGGGAAATTAATAAGAATGCGAGATATTCCCGAAGAAGAAAGAATGCGATTTTGGTATAATTTGCAAAGAGattttgttactttaaataattcttaa